Proteins co-encoded in one Erinaceus europaeus chromosome 2, mEriEur2.1, whole genome shotgun sequence genomic window:
- the IL13 gene encoding interleukin-13 isoform X2: MALWLTVIIALTCLGGLTSPSYVPTCEAYKEFIRELSNITQNHKANLCNGSMVWSINLTAGVQYCAALESLMKVSNCSAIRRTQRMLLTFCPHKHITRVSSAIIQDTKIEVFQFAKDLLNHLRKMYRQKTEKTDTVCIE, translated from the exons ATGGCACTCTGGTTGACCGTGATCATTGCTCTCACCTGCCTTGGTGGCCTCACTTCCCCAAGCTATGTGCCTACCTGCGAAGCCTACAAGGAGTTCATTAGAGAGCTGAGCAACATCACCCAGAACCATAAG GCAAACCTCTGCAATGGGAGCATGGTGTGGAGCATCAACCTGACAGCTGGCGTG CAATACTGTGCAGCCCTGGAATCCTTGATGAAGGTCTCCAACTGCAGTGCCATCCGGAGGACCCAGAGAATGCTGCTTACATTCTGCCCACACAAGCACATAACCAGG GTTTCCAGTGCGATTATCCAAGACACCAAAATTGAAGTGTTCCAGTTTGCTAAAGACCTGCTCAATCACTTAAGGAAAATGTATCGCCAGAAAACAGAAAAAACGGACACTGTCTGCATAGAATAA
- the IL13 gene encoding interleukin-13 isoform X1, translating into MALWLTVIIALTCLGGLTSPSYVPTCEAYKEFIRELSNITQNHKANLCNGSMVWSINLTAGVQYCAALESLMKVSNCSAIRRTQRMLLTFCPHKHITRQVSSAIIQDTKIEVFQFAKDLLNHLRKMYRQKTEKTDTVCIE; encoded by the exons ATGGCACTCTGGTTGACCGTGATCATTGCTCTCACCTGCCTTGGTGGCCTCACTTCCCCAAGCTATGTGCCTACCTGCGAAGCCTACAAGGAGTTCATTAGAGAGCTGAGCAACATCACCCAGAACCATAAG GCAAACCTCTGCAATGGGAGCATGGTGTGGAGCATCAACCTGACAGCTGGCGTG CAATACTGTGCAGCCCTGGAATCCTTGATGAAGGTCTCCAACTGCAGTGCCATCCGGAGGACCCAGAGAATGCTGCTTACATTCTGCCCACACAAGCACATAACCAGG CAGGTTTCCAGTGCGATTATCCAAGACACCAAAATTGAAGTGTTCCAGTTTGCTAAAGACCTGCTCAATCACTTAAGGAAAATGTATCGCCAGAAAACAGAAAAAACGGACACTGTCTGCATAGAATAA